TATAACAAATGCTCCCAAAGAGGCCTAATCCAGCACTACACCGCTACAGCAGACAGCGTGGATATTCCTTGTCTATTGTATTCCGTATCCAGTCGAACGGGAGTCAATATCGCTCCCCAGACCGTAGCTGCTTTAGCTGCCCACCCAAACATTGTCGGTATAAAGGAGGCTAGCGGAGACATCGCTCAGGTCGCTGAAATTGCCCGGCTGGTGCCGGAGGATTTCGCTATTTATTCCGGCAACGATGATATGGTAATACCGATAATGGCGCTAGGCGGTTTAGGCTACATCTCTGTGGTGGCCAATGTTGCCCCTAAGGATTCCATCCGCATGACCAGAAGCTTTCTGGAGGGAAATCTGAGAGAAGCCCGCGACTTGCAGCTTCACCTGAAGAGCTTAATCGACGCCCTCTTTGCCGATGTGAACCCGATTCCAGTAAAGGCCGCCCTTCATCTGATGGGCAAATGCCAACTAGAATATCGGCTGCCTCTGTGTCCACCCAACCGACAAGTCATGGAGCGGATTCGCCATGAAATGACTGTATACGGGCTGATATAGAAAGGAGGCCCCGATGGATATCATCTTACATGGTGCAAAAGGACAGATGGGTGTTTCCCTGGAAGCCCTCATCAGCGAAAGTTCTGACCTGCATATTGCCGCCGGAATTGATCCCCTTATAGATGGCGGCGAAGCCTATCCTGGCTTTAGTCAGCTGGCAGACTGTCCCATACCGGCTCAGGTGATTCTGGATTTTTCCAATCACGCAGCACTGTCAGGCCTGCTGACCTACGCCCTCCAGCGGCAGATTCCTCTGGTTCTGGCTACTACCGCTTTTACAGATGCGGAATATCAAATGGTTCTGGAGGCAGCCAAACAACTTCCTATTTTTCATGCCGCCAATCTGTCCGTCGGCATCCAAAGCGTGGTAAAGGCGCTCCAGGCTCTGGTTCCCCTCTTGGAGCCCGATTTCCATATGGAGATTGTGGAAAAGCATCACAGCCGCAAAGCCGATTCCCCCAGCGGAACAGCCCTCCGGCTGGCGGACACCATCAACGACTGCTGCACCCAGAAGAAGGAATACATATACGGCCGCCACGGTACAGACACCCAAGGCAACATCCGGCAGCTGGGCATTCACGCCATCCGAGGCGGCACCATTGCCGGGGAGCACATCCTTATCTTTGCCGGACCAGATGAACTCATTGAACTCAAGCATACCGCCTTGTCTCGGCGAATTTTTGCCTCAGGAGCCCTGCGAGCAGCCCGTTTCATTGTTGAACAAAACCCTGGTCTATTTTCTATGGCCGACCTAATATAATATAGGATACAAAAATCGGAAAGACTACCATTTATGTTTCCTACTTTCCCACGGTAACCCTAGGTATACAGCTACATAAAGCAGCTATAAATATAAAGGAGATAAGCATATGAACAATATTCAAATCGGAATTTTAGGCTACGGAAACTTGGGCCGAGGCGTTGAACTGGCCATTTCCCAGCAGCCTGATATGGAACTCACCGCCATTTTTACCAGAAGAAATCCCGCTGAAATTCAACCCAGCCTCAGCGGCGTCCCCATTTACAACGTTAAAGACGTGCTGAATTTCAAAAACTCCATTGACGTGATGATTCTCTGCGGAGGCAGCTCTACCGACCTGGATAGCCAAAGTCCCGCCTTCGCCTCTCACTTCAACATCGTGGACAGCTTCGACACCCATCCGGAGATTCCTCGCCACTTCAAATCCGTCAACACCTCAGCTCTGCTGACCAATCACACCGCCATCGTTTCTGCCGGCTGGGACCCAGGCCTTTTTTCCATCAACCGGCTTCTGGCAGAAAGCATCCTGCCCTTGGGTCACAGCTATACTTTCTGGGGAAAAGGCGTCAGCCAAGGCCATTCAGATGCCCTCCGACGCATAGAAGGCGTAGCCAACGCCATCCAGTATACCATTCCCCTGGAATCGGCCATGGAAGCCGTACGGCGGGGAGATGGCCCAGCGTTTACGCCTCGGCAGATGCACACCCGGGAATGCTACGTAGCCCTGCTGCCGGATGCAGACCCGGATACAGTGCGGGACCAAATTGTCCATATGCCTAGCTACTTTGCAGACTATGACACCACTGTTCACTTTGTCAGCCAAGAGGAATTACAAGAAAACCACTACGCCATGCCCCACGGAGGCTTTATCCAGCGAAGCGGAACCACTGGCAGTGACCAGGAAAACTGCCACATCTACGAATTTTCTCTTAAGCTGGATTCCAACCCGCAATTTACGGCCAATGTGCTAGCCTGCTACGCTAGATCCGCCTATCGGCTGGCCGCCGAAGGCTCTTACGGAGCAAAGACGGTATTGGAAATCCCACCAGCCTATCTGTCCAGCCGCTCCATCGAGCAGCTGCGGGCAGAAATCCTCTAGGCTTCCCACTATAGCAAAGACCGGGAGGACCGTCCCATCTTGGGACCGTCCTCCCGGTCTTTTTTCTCTGCCAACTAAAACGGCCTCTTTCACTGATTGCACGCCTTAGCTGCCGTATTTTTTCCCTTATAAATTGGTATACCCCATCAGGTACTGATCCACCGCTTGGGCCGCCTCCCGGCCTTCTCGAATAGCCCACACGACCAGCGACTGGCCTCTGCGCATATCTCCTGCTGCAAAAACCTTGTCCCGGCTAGTGTGATACGACATTTCACCGGTTGATTCCGCCCGCACATTGCTTCTCGGGTCCGTCTCCACTCCGAAAGCCTTAGCAACCTCCAAGTCACAGCCTAAAAATCCGGCGGCGATTAGCACCAAGTCGGCCGGAATAACTTTTTCCGACCCAGAAACCTCTTCCATGGTCATCTGCCCTGTCTTCGGATCTTTTTTCCAGGCCAGCTCTACCAGAACCGCCTCCTTCACCTGACCTTCTTTGTCGCAGATGAATTCCTTGACGGTAGTCTGATATCTCCGCGGATCTGCTCCAAAGACTGCTTTCGCTTCCTCCTGGCCGTAATCCGTCTTAGAGACCTTAGGCCACTGCGGCCACGGATTATCTGCGGCCCGCTGATCCGGCAGTTTCGGCATCATCTCCAACTGAACCACCGACTTGGCTCCCTGACGAATAGCTGTTCCCACGCAATCATTACCCGTATCGCCGCCGCCAATCACCAGTACATTCTGATCCTTTGCCGACAGGTAGGTCCCTTCCTCCAGAAAACTGTCCAGCAGGGCCTTCGTGGTAGAAGACAGAAAATCCACCGCAAAATGGATGCCTTTGCTCTCCCTGCCTGGAACCTGAATATCTCGAGGCCGGGCTGCTCCACAGGCTAGAATCACGCCATCGTATTCCTTGAGCAGCTTCTCTGCCTGCTTTTTACCGGAAATGCTTTCGTTCAAGCGAAAGACCACGCCCTCCGCCTTCATCAAATCAATCCGCCGCTTAACGATGTGTTTCTCCAGCTTCATATTCGGTATACCGTACATGAGCAAGCCTCCTGGCCGGTCACTTTTTTCAAAAACTGTCACCTGGTGGCCCCGCAGATTCAGTTGATCTGCTGCCGCCAGCCCAGCAGGCCCAGAACCGATAACGGCAATTTGCTTGCCAGAGCGTCCAGAAATTTTCCGAGGCTGCATGCTTCGGTTGCTGTAGCCCTCTTCAATGATAGCCAACTCGTTTTCTCGGATGGAGACACCAACACCATTCAACGCACAGGTGCAGGCATTCTCACAAGGAGCCGGACAGACTCTGGCCGTAAACTCCGGGAAATTATTTCGCTTTAGCAGCCGCTTCAAGGCTGCTTGATAGTTTCCGTGATACACAAAGTCATTCCATTCCGGAATTAAGTTATTCAAGGGACAGCCAGAGACCATGCCTCCCAGCGTCATTCCCGACTGACAAAAAGGGACACCACAGTCCATACACCGTGCCCCCTGTTCCATCTGCTCTTCTTTGGACAGGGCAATATGAAATTCATTATAATTCTTAATTCGGTCTAAAGGTTCTAAGGCCTCGCTGGTGCGCCTCTCATATTGTAAAAAGCCTGTTGACATCCCCATTACTGCATCCCTCCTTTTATCTCATAGAACGCTTCAATCTGCGCGGTCTGCTGATCCAGTCCCATCTCCTCATACTTTTGAATCAGTTGAAGCACATTCTTATAGTCATAGGGCATAATTTTCTTAAACAGCGGCAGATATTCGGTAAACTGTTCCAGCACTTCTTTACCTTTGCGGGAATGGGTAACTGCCACATGCTCCTGAATCAGCTGATTCAATTCCAGCACGTCTTCACTTCGGCTGAGGTTTTCCAGGGAAATAATATCCTTGTTCAACTTGGAGTACAGGTCTCCCTTTTCATCCAGCACATAAGCAACACCGCCGGACATACCTGCGGCTAAATTATTTCCCACAGCTCCCAGGATGACCACACGGCCTCCCGTCATGTATTCCAGTCCGTGATCGCCTACGCCTTCCACTACCGCATCTGCTCCCGAATTCCGCACGCAGAACCGTTCGCCGGCTACGCCGCTGAAAAAGGCTTTACCTGAGGTTGCTCCATACAGGGCCACATTTCCGATGATAATGTTTTCATCGTGCTTAAACGTGGATTGGCGGTGAGGATAAACAATAATTTTGCCCCCAGATAGTCCCTTGCCGATATAGTCGTTGCTATCCCCTTCCAACTCCAGTGTCAGACCCTTTGGAATGAAAGCGCCGAAACTCTGTCCGCCATACCCCTTACACTTAATGTAATAGGTGTCCTCCGACAGCTTGCTGCCAAATTCCTTCGTCAGAATGGAGCCAAATAAGGTACCAAAAGCTCGGTCCTGATTGTCAACCTGTACTTCCAGCGTCTTCTTTTCACCCTTTTCCATAGCAGGTTTGAACTCTTTGTACAGAACCGTCATGTCCTTACTTTCTTCCAGTTTGAAATCAAAGTCGTCCCCTTTTTTATGAATGCTGTTGAGCTGTTCTAAGGGTTCTCCCTCTCCTAAGATGGCTTGGATGTCCAAGCCGTAGGCTTCTGGGCCTGCCGATCCGGCCTTTGCTTTTAGTCGGTCCGTTCGGCCCACCATTTCAGCCACGGACTTAAAGCCCAACAAAGCCATGTATTCTCTCAGGTCTTCTGCTATAAAGCGCATAAAGTTAATTACGTGCTCCGGTTTGCCGGTAAATCGCTTTCGCAGTTCTGGATTCTGTGTAGCAATGCCCACCGGACAAGTATCCAGATTGCAGACCCGCATCATGACACAACCCATGGAAATCAGCGGTGCCGTTGCAAATCCAAACTCTTCCGCGCCTAGCAGCGCAGCGATGGCCACTTCTCGGCCGCTCATGAGCTTGCCGTCCGTCTCCAGAACCACCCGGCTTCGAAGGCCGTTCAGTCTCAAGGTTTGATGAGCTTCTGCCAACCCCAGCTCCCAAGGTAGTCCGGCGTTGTATACCGAATTTTTTGGAGCCGCTCCTGTGCCGCCATCATATCCTGAAATCAGAATAACCTGAGCCCCCGCTTTGGCCACGCCTGCGGCGATGGTGCCGACTCCTGCTTCGGATACCAGCTTGACTGAAATCCGAGCTTGAGAATTAGCACACTTGCAATCGTAAATCAGCTGGGCCAGATCTTCAATGGAATAGATATCATGATGAGGCGGCGGCGAGATGAGACCTACACCGGTGGTACTGTGCCGTGTCTTGGCAATCCACGGGTAGACCTTGTCTCCAGGCAGCTGACCGCCTTCTCCGGGCTTAGCCCCCTGTGCCAGCTTAATCTGGATTTCTTCTGCACTGACGAGGTATTCAGAGGTAACCCCAAACCGCCCTGAGGCAACCTGCTTGATTTTACTGCACCGATTGTTACCCTCTGCATCTGGCTGAAAGCGCTCGGCTTCCTCGCCGCCTTCGCCGCTGTTAGATTTTCCCTTTAGCTTGTTCATGGCGATAGCCATGGTCTCATGGGCCTCCTGGGAGATGGAACCGTAAGACATGGCCCCGGTCTTAAACCGCCGAACAATGGAATCGACACTTTCTACTTGCTCCAGTGGAATCGCCTTTTGACTCAGGTCAAAGTCCATCAGACTTCGCAGATGAGCCGCCCCCATCTCTTCATTAATCAGCTTGGTATATTCCTTAAAAAGACCGTAATCCCCAGTGCGCACAGCCTGTTGGAGCAGATGAATGGTCTGAGGGTTATATAAGTGTTCTTCTCCTCCGCTTCGAACCTTGTGACCGCCCAAGCTGTCCAGCACACTGTCTTGGTTCAGCCCCAGGGGATCAAAGGCCCTGGAATGCCGTTGGTTCACTTGTTTTTCAATTTGTTCCAGGGTGATTCCACCTACCCGGCTCACCGTATTGGTGAAATAACGGTCAATGACCGCTCTGCTGATGCCTACACCCTCAAATATTTGGGCTCCCTGATAGGATTGAACCGTGGAGATGCCCATCTTAGAGGCAATTTTGACGATGCCATGGAGAATGCCCTCGGTATAGTCGTGAATCGCTGCGTAATAATCCTTTTCCAGGATATTCTCCTCTACCATCTGCTTGATGGTATCCTGAGCCAGATACGGGTTGATGGCACTGGCCCCGTACCCCAGCAAGGTAGCAAAGTGATGGACTTCTCTAGGCTCTCCGCTTTCCAAAACCAGAGATAAAGCCATCCTCTTGCGGTTTCGCACCAGATGCTGCTGCACGGCAGAAACAGCCAGCAGAGACGGAATCGGCACGCTGTACTCGTCCACATCTCTGTCTGAGAGAATGATAATATTTGCCCCGTCCTTTAAGCATCGATCAACCTGAACAAATACATTGTCAATAGCCTTTTCCAGTGAAGTACCCTTATAATAATTGATGGAGACCGTGGCTACTTTAAAGCCTTCCGCCTTCATGTTTTTGATTTTCATAAAGTCTGTGTTAGTCAAAATCGGATTTCGCACAGACAGCAGGCGGCAGTTCTCTGGTACATCGTGGAGCAGATTGCCGTCCTTGCCCAGATAACTGTAGGTAGACGTAACAATCTCCTCCCGGATGGCGTCAATCGGGGGATTGGTTACTTGCGCAAACAACTGCTTGAAATAGTTGAACAGCGGCGGGTATTTTTCTGACAAAGCCGCCAGCGGTGTATCTGCTCCCATGGCAATGACCGGTTCATTGCCCGACAGGGCCATCGGTCTCAAATAGTCGATGACGTCTTCATAGGAATAGCCAAAGGCCTTCTGCATCCGCGACAATTCCTGATCTTTGTAAGAAAGCACTTTCTGGTTGGGTATGGACAGTTCTTTCAGCTGTACCATATTGTTTGCCAGCCATTCCCCGTAAGGCTGACTGCCAGCATAATAGTCTTTTACATCCTGATCGTTGAGGAGCTTGCCGGCTTTCGTATCCACCAGCAACATCCGGCCTGGCCGCAGCCGTTCTTTCACTTCAATTTCCTCCGGCGGCAGATCTAAAACGCCTACTTCGGAGGAGAGAATCAAATTACCATCCTTGGTGATGTAATACCGGGAAGGTCGCAGACCGTTTCGATCCAATACCGCCCCCACCAGGTCTCCGTCACTGAATACAATAGAGGCTGGTCCATCCCATGGTTCCATCATCGTGCCGTGGTAACGGTAAAAGTCCTTCTTCTTGCGGCTCATATTTTTGTCGTTGCTCCAAGGCTCTGGGATACACAGCATGACAGCTTTTGGAAAGTCCATCCCTGCCATGTATAAAAATTCCAGGGTATTGTCCAGCATAGCTGAATCAGACCCCCACCGAGGAACGACAGGCAGCACTCGATAAAAGTCTTCTCCTAAGGCATCGGAGTGCATGTTTTCCTCTCTGGACAGCATCTTATTTACATTGCCTCGAATGGTGTTAATTTCCCCGTTATGGACCATATACCGGTTGGGGTGAGCCTTTTCCCAAGAGGGCATGGTATTAGTAGAAAATCGGGAGTGTACGATGGCAATAGCGGAAACAAAGTCCTTGTCCTGCAAATCCAGATAGAACTGTCTCAGTTGATGAACTAAAAACATGCCTTTATAAACGATGGTTCGGCTGGACAGCGAACAGACATAGGTGCCGCTGCCTTCCCCTTCACTGCTATTTTCAAAAATCCGTCGGGCTACATACAGTTTCCGGTCGAATTCCAGTCCTGGTTTCAGATTTCTAGGTCTGCCAACAAAAGCCTGATAGATGGCCGGTTTGCATTCCAGGGCCCGCAGCCCCAGCGCGCTGTCACAGGTAGGTACCTGCCTCCAGCCTAAGAACGGAAGGCCTTCCTTTTCTACGATGACCTCAAAGCGCTTTTTTATTTGGTTTCGCAGCAGTTCCTGTTGGGGCAGGAAAAACATACCCACGGCAAAATCCCCGTTGGAGGGAAAGTCCAAGTGCTTCACTTGCTTGACAAAAAAACTGTGGGGAATTTGAGTAAGAATACCTACACCGTCTCCCGTCTCTCCGGTTGCATCCTTCCCAGCTCGATGTTCCAACCGTTCTACGATGGTCAGCGCATCCTCTACGGTCTGATGGCTCTTCAAGCCCTTGATGTTGACAGCTGCCCCAATACCGCAGTTGTCGTGCTCAAAGTTCTCATGGTATAAGCTTTCCCTTCTGGATTCCTTTCCGGCTACAGCCTGTCTATCTCCCTGTTTCATCTCTCCACGTCCTTCCGTTATGCGCATATCATGTATAATTTTCCAATTTATCAGTAAATTCTTACCCTATGCTCTATTTGATAATTTTCGTTAAATTTTCAGACAATTCCTAAAAATACTTTACTATTTTATACCCTAATAACCAATTTAGTCAACCATTTTTGTGTTCTTGTAACAATTTTTTATTTATTTTTCTCTTTTTTTCAGGCAGTCTGGGCTTTCAACTTGCCTTTTTAATGCTTATTGAAATCCCCTAAAAATTTGCTTTAAATTTTTCTTCCACTATTTATGCAGTTTTTCTGTATTTTCTAACAAACTTTTTTTTGAAAAGTTATTGACAGATACAGAAAAGTTTAGTATACTCACACCTATCGATTAGCAAAGGCGCTGCGAGTGAAAACTCGTAGTGCCTTTTTTCATAACGTAGGCAATATGATTGTTAACCAGTCCGGCTCCTTACATTCAGCCTATGTGAAAAAGAAAGGGAGGATATACCCATGAATAAGATTTCTGCCCTGTTTGGCAGCATGGTCTTCAACGATGCCATCATGAGAGAAAAATTGCCAAATGATACGTATAAGGCGCTACAGTCCCACATTGACCAGGGTACCCCCCTGTCTATGGAGACCGCCAATGTCATCGCCAGCGCCATGAAAGATTGGGCCCTGGAGCATGGAGCAACTCATTTCACTCACTGGTTCCAGCCCATGACTGGCATTACCGCAGAAAAACACGATAGCTTTATCTCGCCCACAGCCGGCGGCGGCATCGTGATGAACTTTTCCGGTAAGGAATTGATTAAAGGCGAGCCGGATGCCTCCAGTTTTCCTTCCGGCGGGATTCGCGCTACCTTTGAAGCCCGGGGCTACACCAACTGGGATCCCAGCTCCTACGCCTTCATCAAGGAAAACACCCTCTGCATTCCTACCGCCTTCTGCTCCTACGGAGGAGAAGCTTTAGATAAAAAGACTCCTCTGCTTCGGTCCATGGAGGCCATTGAAAAGCAGGCGCTGCGGGTGCTGCACCTGCTGGGCAAAGAATCCGTACGACGAATTACCACCACCGTAGGCCCTGAGCAAGAGTATTTTCTGGTTTCCAAAGAGTTGTATGAAAAGCGGAAGGACCTAATTTACTGCGGACGGACTCTCCTAGGTGCCAAACCGCCAAAAAGACAGGAGCTGGAAGATCATTACTTCGGTGCCATCAAACCGAAAGTGAATGACTTCATGGAAGAGCTGGACCAGGAGCTGTGGAAATTAGGGGTCTTAGCGAACACCGAACACAACGAAGTTGCTCCGGCGCAGCACGAACTGGCCCCAATCTTCGCCAGTGCCAACGTGGCCGCCGACCACAACCAACTGACCATGGAAATGATGAAGAAAGTTGCAGGCAAGCACGGCTTGGTCTGCCTGCTCCATGAAAAGCCTTTTGCTGGCATCAATGGCAGCGGCAAACACATCAACTGGTCTCTGGCTACAGACAGCGGAGAGAACCTGCTAAAACCGGGTAAAAAACCGATTGAAAATATTTCCTTCCTGCTCTTCCTCAGCGCTGTCATCCAGGCTGTAGATCAGTACCAAGATTTGCTGCGGGTCTCCGTGGCCAGCCCTAGCAACGACCATCGATTAGGCGGAAACGAGGCACCACCGGCCATTATTTCGATTTTTCTCGGGGACGACCTGCTGGAAGTGTTAGAAGCCGTTCAGGAGGGAAAGACGGAAGTTCCGCCTAAAAACCGCCAGATGGGTATCGGCGTTCAAGTCTTGCCAGACTTTAAGAAGGACACCACCGACCGAAACCGGACCTCTCCATTCGCCTTTACTGGCGGACGCTTTGAATTCCGTATGCCGGGTTCCACCACTTCGGTGTCTTGTCCGACTTACATGATTAACACGATTGTAGCTGATGCCCTCATGAACATCGCTGACAAGCTGGAAGGCTCCTCAAACATAGAACACGATGCACTGAACCTGGTGCGGGATATCTACCAGAATCATAAGCGGATTATTTTCAACGGCAACAATTATTCCGAGGAATGGGTAACTGAAGCAGAACGCCGCGGTTTGCTTCACCTAAAATCCGCCATGGATGCCTGCCCGCACTTTACCGATCAGAAAAATCTGGACCTTTTTGAACGGCAGCATGTTCTCACTCCAGTGGAAGCCATGGCCAGACAGGAAATCCTCTATGACGAATACTGCAAACTGATTAATATTGAAGCCCTGACCATGCTGGATATGGTCAACAAAGACATCCTTCCTGCGGTGCTGATTTACGTGAAGGATCTGTCCGAGGTGGTTCAAAGCAAGCAGGCAATTTCTGAAGATGTCCCATACGAGATGGAAAAGAATCTTATCCAGAGTCTGTCTGCAGCCTGTGATTCCCTGTACAAGAAAGCCATCACCCTGGATCAGCATCTGTTGGAAGTCAGCTCCATGGAGGATACCAGAGAAGCTGCCGAATATTTCTGTCAGACGATTATTCCAGTTATGAAGGAAATGCGGGTAGTCACCGATGAACTGGAAACGATTACAGCAGCCAAATACTGGCCGATGCCGACTTATGGGTCGCTGCTCTTTAGCTAGGAACTGCGCTTATAGCCGCCTTTCACCCTAGGATTGAATTGTTCGGATGCACCTGGCGTTCAAAAAGTTTTCTTGCTCTTGAGCTCCAGGTATGCTACAATACTTTTTTTAAAACCAGTGTATAGTAGCTCGATAAAAGTTGCCAACCAAAGGAGGTGTTCCCCTTGCAGAACATTTTGCTGGTCACCAGAAATACGAAAAGTAAAGACGCTCTTTTGAATTACTTGGAGCAGGACGAAAATCGGCAAGTTCAAACAGCCAACAGTGTAGAAACCGGAAAGCAAAAGTTGGCTGCATCGACTTTCGATTTAATCATCGTCAACTACCCCCTAGACTCCAATACAGATGCCTCTTTTTCCATCTACTGTGCCCAGAACACCTCCGCTGGAGTCATCGCCCTGCTGAAAAGCCGGGAAATCGATGCCCTCTCCGAACGTCTGGAAAAATACGGTATTATTGTCATCAACAAGCCCATTCTCAAAGTGGTGCTGAATCAGGCCATCAAGTTTGCGGAGTTATCCAAGAATCGAGTCCAGACTCTCAACCAGGAGAACCTCAAATTGCAGGATCAGATTGTTCAGATGAAGCTGGTAAACCGAGCCAAATGGGTCTTAATTCAGTATCTGAATATGACTGAAAATCAAGCTCATAAATACATTGAACAGCAGGCTATGGAACGACGCCTGCCTAAAAAAAAGATTGCTGCCCGCATATTAAAGATGTACGGAGGAGATTGACCAATCGTCAATCCCTTCCGTACATCTTTGCTTTCCCCTATTCTTTTAGCCCAACTTTTTGATTTCCCGGCGAAGTCTGGTGATAATCTTCTTCTCCAGCCTCGATATGTAGGACTGAGAAATGCCCATCTTATCGGCTACCTCCTTTTGCGTCATCTCTCGGCCGCTGATGAGGCCAAAGCGCATCTCCATAATCTGCTTTTCCCGGTGATTCAGCTTCTTTAAGGCATAGATCAACAGCTTGCGGTTGACCTCCTCTTCGATGTGACCGTAGACAATGTCGTTTTCCGTGCCCAAAATGTCCGAAAGCAGCAGTTCATTTCCGTCCCAGTCTACATTTAGCGGTTCATCAAAAGATACCTCACTTTTCAGCTTGTTATTTCGCCGGATATACATGAGAATTTCATTTTCAATGCACCGGGAAGCATAGGTGGCCAGCTTGATATTCCGCTCGGAGTTAAAGGTGTTCACCGCCTTAATCAAGCCAATGGTGCCGATAGAAATCAAATCTTCAATGTTAATTTTAGATCCTTCAAACTTCTTGGCGATGTAGACCACCAACCGCAAATTTCGCTCAATAAGCAGCGCTCTGGCATCCTCACTACCTTTGGAAAAAGATTCTAACAGCTCCTTTTCTTCCTGACTGTTGAGAGGCGGCGGCAGGACCTCGCTTCCTCCAATGTAGAAAATATCCTGAGGCTTTTCTCCCTTCAGCCGTCCCCGCTGCCGCAAGACAGACCACAGCCGCCCCTGTATCCACTGCTTTACCTTCTGTAATATCGTCCTACTCATGATGCAATTCCCCCCATTAAAAAGTCTTTACTCAACAGTATCTCATACGTTTCTTCTTCACCCAGCCGGCAAAACTCCCGGTCGTATACCGCCACCACGACGCTGCCTAGGTTTCTTCCCTCCACTCGGGCGTTATCTACCCGATACCCCTCCAAAAGTCCATGGGAAACGCCAATGGAGTTGTAGGGAATCAGACAGTATCGTCGACTTAAATCGGCATCTTCCAGCTGTTTTAACTGTGCTGCTGCTCCCTTACTGATAACCACCACCGCCTTTCCTGACAAAGGTTCCCGCAGAAAATTTCCTGAATCAATCAAGGCCCGGTGAACCAGCTGGTGTCCCCCTATTTCTATGATTACCTCTGTAAAAATTCGTTCTCGCAGTTGCTTGACGGCCATGACCCGAGAAAAAGCCAACACCAACAGCCAAGAAACCACCGCTCCAAAAGCCACATTTACATATCCGATATCTCCTATGTATAAGACTGCATTACTGGTCATACCGGAGATTCTGGTCAGATACAGCAGAAGGATGGTCATGCCACCCATAAAAGCCGAGACCAGATAGATGAGCACCATAGCCCGAAAAATTTTCTTATGAAAGACCACCCAAGCCAGCAAGGCAGAAAACAGCAGCTTCACCAAGGTTCCCATACCCATGCCCAAATTAGGCACAAATAAAATGAAGGAAAAGAGGCCGCAGAGAACGCCTCCAGCGGCCAACCGTTTTTTACTTGTCACCAAGCCTGCTATCTTTCCAGCTAAGTGTAAAATCAGCAGTCCCATGAGAAAGTTCTCCATAAATAAGTATTCTCCGTAAACTTCCACGCAAAAAACCCCCCTTGTCTGCTACATCATACTTGATTATAGCCCGGACAAGGGGGGACAAATTGTCATATTCAAATGTCGAATAATAAATTTAATTTCTGCTATTTTACTGCTTTCTTAGCTGTTTCGCACAGTTGTGTGAACGCTGGAGCATCGTAGATAGCCATTTCAGCCAACATCTTTCTATTGATTTCGATACCAGACTT
The genomic region above belongs to Aminipila butyrica and contains:
- the dapA gene encoding 4-hydroxy-tetrahydrodipicolinate synthase; translation: MAIFTGCGVAIATPFLPDGQVDFQAFRDLIQWQIAQGIDAIVVCGTTGESSTLDDREHIEAVQFCVDVVQGRVPVIGGAGSNDTRHGIQLAKALEQAGADGLLLVTPYYNKCSQRGLIQHYTATADSVDIPCLLYSVSSRTGVNIAPQTVAALAAHPNIVGIKEASGDIAQVAEIARLVPEDFAIYSGNDDMVIPIMALGGLGYISVVANVAPKDSIRMTRSFLEGNLREARDLQLHLKSLIDALFADVNPIPVKAALHLMGKCQLEYRLPLCPPNRQVMERIRHEMTVYGLI
- the dapB gene encoding 4-hydroxy-tetrahydrodipicolinate reductase — protein: MDIILHGAKGQMGVSLEALISESSDLHIAAGIDPLIDGGEAYPGFSQLADCPIPAQVILDFSNHAALSGLLTYALQRQIPLVLATTAFTDAEYQMVLEAAKQLPIFHAANLSVGIQSVVKALQALVPLLEPDFHMEIVEKHHSRKADSPSGTALRLADTINDCCTQKKEYIYGRHGTDTQGNIRQLGIHAIRGGTIAGEHILIFAGPDELIELKHTALSRRIFASGALRAARFIVEQNPGLFSMADLI
- a CDS encoding diaminopimelate dehydrogenase, with translation MNNIQIGILGYGNLGRGVELAISQQPDMELTAIFTRRNPAEIQPSLSGVPIYNVKDVLNFKNSIDVMILCGGSSTDLDSQSPAFASHFNIVDSFDTHPEIPRHFKSVNTSALLTNHTAIVSAGWDPGLFSINRLLAESILPLGHSYTFWGKGVSQGHSDALRRIEGVANAIQYTIPLESAMEAVRRGDGPAFTPRQMHTRECYVALLPDADPDTVRDQIVHMPSYFADYDTTVHFVSQEELQENHYAMPHGGFIQRSGTTGSDQENCHIYEFSLKLDSNPQFTANVLACYARSAYRLAAEGSYGAKTVLEIPPAYLSSRSIEQLRAEIL
- a CDS encoding glutamate synthase subunit beta — its product is MGMSTGFLQYERRTSEALEPLDRIKNYNEFHIALSKEEQMEQGARCMDCGVPFCQSGMTLGGMVSGCPLNNLIPEWNDFVYHGNYQAALKRLLKRNNFPEFTARVCPAPCENACTCALNGVGVSIRENELAIIEEGYSNRSMQPRKISGRSGKQIAVIGSGPAGLAAADQLNLRGHQVTVFEKSDRPGGLLMYGIPNMKLEKHIVKRRIDLMKAEGVVFRLNESISGKKQAEKLLKEYDGVILACGAARPRDIQVPGRESKGIHFAVDFLSSTTKALLDSFLEEGTYLSAKDQNVLVIGGGDTGNDCVGTAIRQGAKSVVQLEMMPKLPDQRAADNPWPQWPKVSKTDYGQEEAKAVFGADPRRYQTTVKEFICDKEGQVKEAVLVELAWKKDPKTGQMTMEEVSGSEKVIPADLVLIAAGFLGCDLEVAKAFGVETDPRSNVRAESTGEMSYHTSRDKVFAAGDMRRGQSLVVWAIREGREAAQAVDQYLMGYTNL